In the genome of Bacillus sp. S3, one region contains:
- the ltrA gene encoding group II intron reverse transcriptase/maturase, translating into MNQALKFKWHSIYGQILFDRKLKAAWEKVEANKGSGGIDGETIDSYRYRLEENLDSLLQKLRKKEYKPSPVRRHYIPKKNGKKRPLGIPNIEDRIVQQALVNVLQPKFEKGIFHKWSCGYRPNVGPERVLQIILANIEQGYNYIFDADIKGFFDNIPHKNLIKVLNKYIADGTVLDMIWLWLKAGYMEEGKYHLTDSGTPQGGVISPLLANVYLNELDWTWAEHKFRFVRFADDFLIFAKSEEDIKKAAEITEDKLAELGLELASEKTKIVNFDDDDFDFMGFTFEHWRKRKKDGKPYYIAKPKEATWKDFRQKIKDKTRKTLTLSKEKWIDQVNPVIRGKVNYFLTIYKAIKANEEHGFASSCFFKAFGKELQAIDGYIRQRLRVSMIHAHPSQRKGHAMKTKWNNKFFAMIGLIPSYWYYYHKIYGFSLESYILRMKEKQQEKQEKRVLKAKEQGQEYYTPDLVRKMKYAQRLATY; encoded by the coding sequence CAGTTATAGATACCGTCTAGAAGAAAATTTAGATTCGCTTTTACAAAAGTTAAGAAAGAAAGAATACAAACCTTCCCCAGTAAGAAGGCACTACATTCCCAAGAAAAATGGCAAAAAGAGACCTCTAGGCATACCAAATATAGAAGACCGAATTGTCCAACAGGCTTTGGTAAACGTTCTTCAGCCGAAATTTGAAAAGGGTATTTTCCACAAATGGTCATGTGGGTACAGACCTAATGTAGGACCAGAGCGTGTTCTACAAATAATCCTTGCAAATATCGAACAAGGTTACAATTACATCTTCGATGCAGACATTAAAGGATTTTTCGATAATATTCCACACAAAAATCTAATAAAAGTCTTAAACAAATACATTGCAGATGGAACTGTGTTAGATATGATATGGCTGTGGTTAAAGGCGGGATATATGGAAGAAGGAAAATATCATTTAACTGATTCTGGGACTCCGCAAGGAGGAGTCATCTCGCCACTACTTGCGAACGTTTATCTAAATGAACTTGACTGGACTTGGGCAGAACATAAATTTCGATTTGTAAGATTCGCTGACGACTTCTTGATATTTGCTAAATCAGAAGAAGATATTAAAAAGGCGGCTGAGATTACGGAAGATAAATTAGCCGAACTCGGTCTGGAGCTTGCATCGGAGAAAACAAAGATTGTAAATTTTGATGACGATGACTTCGACTTTATGGGATTTACGTTTGAACACTGGAGAAAACGTAAAAAGGATGGTAAGCCATACTATATCGCCAAACCAAAAGAAGCTACTTGGAAGGATTTTCGACAGAAAATCAAAGATAAAACCAGGAAAACTCTAACCCTAAGCAAGGAAAAATGGATTGACCAAGTAAATCCTGTAATACGAGGTAAGGTTAACTATTTTCTAACCATATATAAAGCGATTAAAGCGAATGAAGAACATGGATTTGCAAGTTCATGTTTCTTTAAAGCATTCGGGAAAGAGTTACAAGCGATAGATGGCTATATTCGGCAAAGACTAAGAGTATCCATGATACATGCCCATCCAAGCCAAAGAAAAGGTCATGCCATGAAAACGAAGTGGAATAATAAATTCTTTGCGATGATAGGTCTCATCCCTTCATATTGGTATTATTATCATAAAATATACGGTTTTTCCTTAGAAAGCTACATTCTTCGAATGAAAGAGAAGCAACAAGAGAAACAGGAGAAAAGAGTTCTTAAAGCAAAAGAACAAGGTCAAGAGTATTATACTCCCGACCTTGTTCGTAAAATGAAATATGCACAAAGATTAGCAACGTACTGA
- a CDS encoding exonuclease SbcCD subunit D gives MKKISFIHAADLHLDSPMIGLKHLPANIFSRVKESTFTALKKLTAEAIERQVDFLILAGDLFDGEDRSLRAQSRFRTEMLKLAEADIPVYVVHGNHDHLNGSWVHLDMPANVHVFHSEVETKVLQTKSGEWVHLYGFSYATRHIFDRKIDDYIRVDGADFHIGILHGNESTGIDHDNYAPFSVKDLHAKDFDYWALGHIHKRAVLSENPPIIYPGNIQGRNKKETGSKGFYHITLSEIDAKLDFIESSDIVWEELVINAESASSFHDVLRLCQTAISQVRKIQTGTLLKLSLKNIQLADERETRSLHDDLMELLREDEKDEVSFVWIVELNITESFPIDKEQLKTEANFYAELFETIEQYDNVEHALAPLYEHSLGRRHLSQLSDAEEKELLEKAEKLLIELLYQPVERGR, from the coding sequence ATGAAAAAGATATCGTTTATTCATGCAGCGGATCTTCATTTGGACAGCCCGATGATTGGATTAAAGCATTTACCGGCAAATATCTTTTCTAGGGTAAAGGAGAGTACCTTTACAGCATTAAAAAAACTTACCGCAGAAGCAATCGAGCGGCAGGTTGATTTTTTGATTTTAGCGGGTGATTTATTTGATGGAGAAGATCGCAGTTTACGGGCACAATCGCGCTTTCGGACGGAAATGCTTAAGCTAGCTGAAGCGGACATTCCTGTTTATGTAGTTCATGGAAACCACGACCACTTAAATGGGTCGTGGGTGCATCTTGACATGCCTGCGAATGTTCATGTGTTTCATAGTGAGGTTGAAACAAAAGTGCTGCAGACGAAGAGTGGTGAATGGGTGCATCTTTATGGCTTTAGTTACGCCACCAGGCATATATTTGACAGAAAAATAGATGATTACATAAGGGTAGATGGGGCAGATTTTCATATTGGCATCCTTCATGGCAATGAAAGTACAGGCATTGACCACGATAACTACGCCCCATTTTCAGTCAAGGACTTACACGCAAAAGACTTTGATTATTGGGCTCTGGGACATATCCATAAACGGGCCGTTTTGTCTGAAAATCCCCCGATTATTTATCCGGGTAATATCCAAGGGAGAAATAAAAAGGAAACCGGCAGTAAAGGGTTTTATCATATTACCTTGTCAGAGATTGATGCAAAATTAGATTTTATCGAATCGTCCGATATCGTCTGGGAGGAACTTGTGATTAATGCTGAATCAGCAAGCAGCTTTCATGATGTACTTCGTTTATGTCAAACAGCCATCAGCCAAGTGCGCAAAATACAAACAGGCACCCTGTTAAAGCTTAGTTTAAAAAACATTCAATTAGCCGATGAACGTGAAACAAGAAGCTTACATGATGACCTTATGGAGCTTCTTAGAGAAGATGAAAAGGATGAGGTGTCCTTTGTTTGGATTGTTGAGTTAAACATCACCGAAAGTTTCCCCATTGATAAAGAACAATTAAAAACAGAAGCTAACTTTTATGCAGAGCTATTTGAAACAATAGAGCAATATGACAATGTCGAACATGCTTTAGCCCCATTGTATGAACATTCCTTGGGAAGAAGGCATTTGTCTCAATTATCAGACGCTGAAGAAAAAG